One genomic window of Candidatus Nitrospira inopinata includes the following:
- a CDS encoding DUF3422 family protein, whose protein sequence is MNHQPPPKSEADTLLRTLHERPQMPLADWLRAPAHVHYQAFRMADPPAQRAASRKEFQLLLETLEIPPETVVLRDTFGYGVKETRDGERLIVLWQAHTEYYKYQSWHLPPPDRGGVAFGPLTFPGYRFPDTLLGTAVCRLDMVLTPEMPPPRERLRALLPGPMLYGSRILNDHTGVFASFTPDDHGRERYWVTVGASSLHPSHLKDVVDAVVRIETYYHLLLMQKPLFSAAIDQVYKFEQVHLKQREIITDHIGHADARTLQRWLNSLTQDLLKTNRMAGRLHFELSAAAPYDKIVHATLASLAEKPIESYRPLSDYVLSGITGVAEGYQQLLKRVDTLRSGFEGVISIIRTRVDLLVEAQNLTLLQSVDKTTKSQVLLQHTVEGLSVIVIAYYLSGLMGYVFKGLSEVGWLANYNLASAIFVPVAIGLAFVVTTISRKYLHKKLAGEPSAPVPSPANRKQEEEPPHGESERKREA, encoded by the coding sequence GTGAATCATCAGCCGCCGCCAAAGTCGGAAGCCGATACGTTACTGCGAACGTTGCATGAACGGCCGCAGATGCCTCTGGCCGATTGGCTGAGGGCGCCCGCGCACGTGCATTACCAGGCGTTTCGCATGGCGGATCCACCGGCCCAGCGCGCGGCCAGTCGAAAAGAATTCCAATTGTTGCTGGAGACGCTGGAGATTCCGCCGGAGACGGTGGTGCTGCGGGATACGTTCGGCTACGGGGTCAAAGAGACCCGCGACGGCGAGCGGCTCATCGTCCTGTGGCAGGCGCACACGGAGTATTACAAATACCAGTCGTGGCACCTTCCTCCGCCGGACCGAGGCGGCGTCGCCTTCGGCCCCCTGACCTTTCCGGGGTATCGATTCCCCGACACCCTCTTGGGGACGGCGGTCTGCCGGTTGGACATGGTGCTGACGCCGGAAATGCCGCCGCCGCGCGAACGCCTGCGCGCGCTGCTTCCCGGCCCGATGCTGTACGGCAGCCGGATTCTGAACGATCACACCGGCGTGTTCGCGAGTTTTACACCGGATGATCACGGCAGAGAACGGTATTGGGTCACGGTCGGGGCATCGTCCCTCCATCCGTCGCATCTCAAGGACGTTGTGGACGCGGTGGTGCGGATTGAGACCTACTATCATCTTCTGTTGATGCAGAAACCGCTCTTCTCCGCCGCCATCGATCAGGTCTACAAATTCGAACAGGTCCATCTCAAACAGCGCGAGATCATCACCGACCACATCGGCCACGCCGACGCGCGAACGCTTCAGCGGTGGTTGAACAGTCTGACGCAGGATCTGCTGAAGACGAATCGCATGGCCGGCAGGTTGCATTTTGAACTGTCCGCCGCGGCTCCGTACGACAAGATCGTGCACGCCACGCTGGCGTCGCTGGCGGAAAAACCGATCGAGTCCTACCGGCCTCTCTCGGATTATGTGTTGAGCGGAATCACCGGCGTCGCCGAGGGGTATCAGCAGTTGTTGAAGAGGGTGGACACTCTGCGGAGCGGGTTTGAGGGCGTCATTTCGATCATCCGCACCCGCGTTGATCTTCTCGTCGAGGCGCAGAACCTCACGTTGCTGCAGAGCGTGGACAAGACGACGAAAAGCCAGGTGCTTCTTCAACACACCGTCGAGGGTCTCTCGGTCATCGTCATCGCCTATTATTTGTCCGGCCTGATGGGCTACGTATTCAAAGGGCTCTCCGAGGTGGGGTGGCTCGCCAATTACAATCTGGCGTCGGCCATTTTTGTGCCCGTCGCGATCGGTCTGGCGTTTGTCGTGACGACGATCAGCAGAAAATACCTGCACAAAAAGTTGGCGGGCGAACCGTCGGCTCCGGTCCCTTCTCCGGCAAACAGAAAGCAGGAAGAAGAGCCTCCGCACGGAGAGTCGGAGCGGAAACGGGAAGCGTGA
- a CDS encoding sulfurtransferase has protein sequence MNHPLLIETETLQSRLGEPGLVIVDVRGRASYEFGGHIPGAVHTTWHEYSDPDAVTKSLLNPDLAQIERRLGALGIGNETEVVVYSNPYDNWGDEGRMFWMLEYLGHTRVRILNGGWVKWTAEKRPFEHGPASPRAGTFKARPVKDVAMTKDDLKRIVRGPHPQTAILDARSLEEYLGKEISGIPRPGHIPSAVHVAWNQFLNKDATVKDPQVIREMMEERGVRNDQELICYCLGGIRSAWLYFVLKVAGYQRVRNYPGSWWEWSRDFACPVERDFQGLQKVLGFDQAAGSA, from the coding sequence ATGAACCATCCGTTGTTGATTGAGACGGAAACGCTGCAGAGCAGGTTGGGTGAGCCGGGTCTCGTCATCGTCGACGTGCGAGGCAGGGCCTCGTACGAATTCGGCGGACATATTCCAGGCGCCGTCCATACCACGTGGCATGAATACAGCGATCCCGACGCCGTGACAAAAAGCCTGTTGAATCCCGATCTCGCGCAGATTGAGCGCCGCTTGGGCGCGCTCGGCATTGGGAACGAAACCGAGGTCGTGGTCTATTCCAATCCCTACGACAACTGGGGTGATGAAGGGCGGATGTTTTGGATGTTGGAATATCTCGGCCATACGCGCGTCCGCATTTTGAACGGCGGATGGGTCAAATGGACGGCGGAGAAGCGTCCGTTCGAACATGGCCCCGCCTCGCCGCGTGCCGGCACGTTCAAGGCTCGTCCGGTGAAGGACGTCGCCATGACAAAAGACGATCTCAAGAGGATCGTCCGAGGACCTCATCCGCAGACGGCCATTTTGGACGCCCGGAGTCTCGAAGAGTATCTGGGAAAAGAAATCTCCGGCATTCCGAGGCCGGGGCACATTCCGTCGGCCGTTCACGTGGCGTGGAATCAATTTTTGAACAAGGACGCGACGGTCAAGGATCCGCAGGTCATCAGAGAAATGATGGAAGAGAGGGGAGTCCGGAACGATCAGGAATTGATCTGTTACTGCTTGGGAGGCATTCGGTCCGCGTGGCTCTATTTTGTGCTCAAAGTGGCCGGCTACCAAAGGGTCAGAAACTACCCGGGTTCGTGGTGGGAGTGGAGCCGTGACTTTGCCTGTCCCGTCGAGAGAGATTTTCAAGGACTTCAGAAGGTCCTTGGTTTCGATCAGGCCGCCGGGTCCGCTTGA
- the uvrA gene encoding excinuclease ABC subunit UvrA yields MPNSLDSNPSTNRLIIEGARQNNLKNVSLQIPHDKVTAITGVSGSGKSSLAFDTIFAEGQWRYVESLSTYARMFLDKVARPDVDRIANIRPAIAIEQKNQVRTARSTVGTATEIADLLRLLFAKIGKPTCPDCRKEARSLTPESIVDDLLARFPAARAMVLFPLAAPTPKQEPLFIQSLLTRGFTRLNVSGDIVDLLDPTPPALHGVPSLSVVLDRLIINSDNRPRLAEAVETAIREGEGRCAVDVIGHGRESYRTGFLCQTCGRTFEPLRPVLFSFNHPLGACPECKGFGNVLRYDPDLVIPDRNKSLVQGAIEPWSKPSADWWQTRMLSAMNRRGVDVVAPFRSLSPDIQRLLWTGDKSFEGINDFFTYLEGKRYKLHVRVLLSRYRSPFDCPGCRGSRLRPEALFVKIAGMDIHAISTLTVENLREWLRSLPLPSFERAVAGDPLRALDEKLSFLLRVGLGYVTLARQTKTLSGGEAQRVSLANHLGSRLVGTLYVLDEPTIGLHARDTERLAGILKDLAAAGNTVVVVEHDRRMIESADYIVELGPRSGKDGGRVVCAASSKTFPLDPTAITARYLRGEDSLPLPKSRRAGSGKFLVIAGASEHNLKDLLVRFPLGMFICVTGVSGSGKSTLVNDTLYRALARAFRVESLPMGRFTAIKGIEHLKGVRHIDQQPIGRTPRSNPVTYLKAFDDIRRIFASEPVALRQGLAPRHFSFNTAGGRCERCQGSGVEKLEMYFFEDIYVPCEGCDGKRFKTEILTVRHRGKTVSDVLAMTADEAAAFFADAPKLREKLRILSSIGLGYLQLGQSATTLSGGEAQRLKIAAELQTGTAKDLLYIMDEPTTGLHFDDVKKLLAVLHQLVNAGNTVIVVEHNLDVIKSADWIIDLGPEGGEAGGRIVAEGRPEQVASVATSHTGRFLAKALEEAR; encoded by the coding sequence GGCGTCTCCGGATCGGGGAAGTCCTCCCTGGCCTTCGACACCATCTTCGCCGAAGGCCAATGGCGCTACGTCGAATCGCTCTCGACCTATGCGCGGATGTTTCTCGACAAGGTGGCCCGCCCCGACGTCGATCGCATCGCGAACATCCGCCCCGCCATCGCGATCGAACAGAAAAACCAGGTGCGCACCGCCCGCTCGACCGTGGGCACGGCGACGGAGATCGCCGATCTGTTGCGTCTGCTGTTCGCCAAGATCGGCAAGCCGACCTGTCCGGATTGCCGAAAGGAAGCCCGCTCATTGACTCCGGAGTCGATTGTCGATGATCTCCTGGCTCGATTCCCCGCCGCACGGGCCATGGTGCTCTTCCCCCTCGCCGCGCCGACTCCGAAACAAGAGCCGCTCTTCATTCAATCGCTCCTGACTCGCGGCTTCACGCGCCTCAACGTCTCCGGCGACATCGTCGATCTGCTCGATCCCACCCCGCCGGCGCTGCATGGCGTTCCATCGCTTTCTGTCGTTCTCGACCGGCTGATCATCAATAGCGACAACCGGCCTCGCCTGGCGGAAGCCGTTGAAACGGCCATCCGCGAGGGAGAGGGCCGCTGCGCCGTGGACGTCATCGGCCACGGCCGAGAGTCTTACAGAACCGGTTTCCTCTGCCAGACCTGCGGCAGGACGTTCGAGCCGTTGCGCCCCGTCCTGTTCTCGTTCAATCATCCGCTGGGCGCCTGTCCCGAATGCAAAGGATTCGGCAACGTCTTGCGCTACGACCCGGATCTCGTGATCCCCGACCGGAACAAATCGCTGGTTCAGGGCGCCATCGAACCCTGGAGCAAACCCAGCGCGGACTGGTGGCAAACACGGATGTTGTCGGCGATGAACCGGCGGGGAGTGGACGTTGTGGCGCCGTTCCGATCCTTGTCCCCCGACATCCAACGATTGCTCTGGACCGGGGACAAATCGTTTGAAGGGATCAATGACTTTTTCACATATCTGGAGGGCAAACGATACAAGCTTCACGTGCGCGTGCTCCTCAGCCGCTATCGCTCGCCGTTTGATTGTCCGGGTTGTCGCGGCAGTCGCCTGCGGCCGGAAGCCCTGTTCGTCAAAATCGCCGGCATGGACATCCATGCGATTTCGACCCTGACGGTCGAGAACCTCCGCGAATGGCTTCGCTCGCTGCCGTTGCCGTCGTTTGAACGGGCCGTCGCCGGCGACCCGTTGCGGGCGCTCGACGAGAAACTGAGTTTCTTGCTGCGGGTCGGTCTTGGGTACGTCACCCTTGCCCGCCAAACCAAAACGCTGTCAGGCGGGGAAGCTCAGCGCGTCTCGCTGGCCAACCATTTGGGGTCCAGGTTGGTCGGAACCCTCTACGTGCTGGATGAGCCGACGATCGGTCTTCACGCGCGCGACACCGAGCGGCTCGCCGGGATTCTGAAGGACTTGGCGGCCGCCGGCAATACGGTCGTCGTCGTCGAGCACGACCGCCGGATGATCGAGTCGGCCGATTATATCGTCGAGCTGGGCCCCCGATCCGGAAAAGACGGCGGGCGCGTCGTCTGCGCCGCCTCATCGAAGACGTTTCCCCTCGACCCGACCGCGATCACGGCCCGTTATCTTCGCGGAGAGGATTCCCTTCCGCTCCCGAAGTCGCGGCGCGCGGGATCGGGTAAGTTTCTCGTGATCGCCGGCGCGTCGGAGCACAATCTGAAAGATCTGCTGGTCCGCTTTCCGCTCGGAATGTTCATCTGCGTGACCGGCGTATCCGGTTCCGGCAAGAGCACGTTGGTCAACGATACGCTCTATCGCGCCCTCGCGCGCGCCTTTCGCGTCGAATCGCTGCCGATGGGCCGCTTTACGGCCATCAAGGGCATCGAGCATCTCAAGGGCGTCCGCCACATCGATCAGCAACCGATCGGCCGAACGCCGCGATCCAATCCCGTCACCTATCTCAAAGCCTTCGACGACATTCGACGGATCTTTGCCTCGGAACCGGTCGCGCTTCGACAAGGGCTCGCTCCCCGGCATTTTTCATTTAACACGGCCGGCGGCCGTTGCGAGCGGTGCCAAGGAAGCGGCGTGGAAAAGCTGGAGATGTACTTCTTTGAAGACATCTACGTCCCTTGCGAGGGGTGCGACGGAAAGCGGTTCAAGACCGAGATCCTGACCGTCCGCCATCGGGGGAAAACCGTTTCCGACGTCTTGGCCATGACCGCGGACGAAGCGGCGGCCTTCTTCGCCGACGCACCGAAGCTCCGCGAGAAACTTCGCATCCTGTCGTCGATCGGACTCGGTTATCTTCAATTAGGCCAATCGGCCACCACCCTCTCGGGCGGCGAAGCTCAACGATTGAAAATCGCGGCGGAGTTGCAAACCGGAACGGCGAAGGATCTGCTGTACATCATGGACGAACCGACCACCGGTCTGCACTTCGACGACGTGAAGAAACTGCTCGCGGTGCTGCACCAGCTCGTCAACGCCGGCAACACCGTGATCGTCGTCGAGCACAACCTGGACGTGATCAAGTCGGCCGATTGGATCATCGATCTCGGCCCGGAAGGCGGCGAGGCCGGCGGACGAATCGTCGCGGAGGGACGGCCGGAACAGGTCGCCTCCGTCGCGACGTCCCACACGGGGCGATTTCTGGCCAAGGCGCTTGAAGAGGCGCGCTAG
- the smbP gene encoding small metal-binding protein SmbP translates to MIRKNGCKVLMLGAVALFAAMPALTGVAMAGNKHVEEAVEHAKGAGSHGKEGHADACTQHAEEALKHAQAAGMKNPHLDEGVKHLKEAVQHGKAGHADACMDHAQGAVTHLAEVK, encoded by the coding sequence ATGATCAGGAAGAACGGTTGTAAGGTGCTGATGCTGGGAGCGGTTGCACTGTTCGCGGCGATGCCCGCGCTGACCGGCGTGGCGATGGCGGGCAATAAACACGTCGAAGAAGCGGTTGAACACGCCAAAGGCGCCGGGTCGCATGGGAAAGAGGGCCACGCGGACGCCTGTACGCAGCACGCCGAAGAAGCGCTCAAACACGCGCAGGCCGCCGGCATGAAGAATCCGCATTTGGATGAAGGGGTGAAGCACCTCAAGGAAGCCGTGCAACATGGCAAAGCCGGTCATGCCGATGCGTGCATGGACCACGCACAAGGAGCCGTCACACATTTGGCCGAGGTCAAGTAA
- a CDS encoding CsgG/HfaB family protein, with amino-acid sequence MSFCRQTVVPGREVANLTMTFALAFMMSGCGVGYTVFKSEAKLDRLAVPMTKPQVLERIGHPDRVFRDDGRMVIWEYSLTARRQWVYELAYCPLSMWIGGCVFYPFTNLVSDQREAPYHVVFIDNELCAWGQPSAIMQKRRACAAGSVSERGLEPVVSGRGPIDAASIARYRTMAVMPFEDAAGMPGTGSRIAGMVTTLMLDLGLNVVERAQLDDVLREQVIQLTHGGDADALRVGQLVGADAIVVGEVQQWERRQQERTSSVSLSLRMIDVETGRLLFSGQGHLTDPTSDNPEQAARLIVNRILTQFGVQADLLGSGRIGVSWQLRRDAGEQYYLVTELRAGLPGDKAGLKIGDRVTACNGVPLSTVKTERDARRLCRVEAGQELQLGVVREGRFFTVRLIAEKRPGL; translated from the coding sequence ATGTCGTTCTGTCGTCAGACGGTGGTTCCGGGGCGCGAGGTGGCGAATCTGACGATGACGTTCGCGCTGGCGTTCATGATGAGCGGCTGCGGAGTGGGCTACACCGTTTTCAAGTCCGAAGCGAAATTGGATCGGCTGGCGGTTCCCATGACGAAACCGCAGGTGCTTGAACGGATCGGCCATCCGGATCGCGTTTTTCGAGACGACGGACGGATGGTGATTTGGGAATACTCGCTGACGGCCAGGAGACAGTGGGTGTACGAACTCGCCTATTGTCCGCTTTCGATGTGGATCGGGGGCTGTGTGTTTTATCCCTTCACCAATCTCGTCTCCGATCAGCGCGAAGCCCCGTACCACGTGGTGTTCATCGACAACGAACTGTGCGCCTGGGGGCAACCGTCGGCCATCATGCAGAAACGCCGAGCCTGCGCGGCCGGATCGGTGTCGGAGAGGGGGCTTGAGCCGGTGGTGTCGGGAAGAGGCCCCATCGACGCCGCCTCGATCGCGCGGTATCGGACGATGGCGGTCATGCCGTTCGAGGATGCGGCGGGTATGCCGGGAACCGGATCCCGAATCGCGGGCATGGTGACGACGCTGATGCTGGACCTTGGCCTGAACGTCGTCGAACGCGCGCAGTTGGACGACGTGTTGCGGGAGCAAGTGATTCAATTGACCCACGGCGGCGACGCCGACGCCCTGCGGGTCGGTCAACTGGTCGGCGCGGACGCCATCGTCGTGGGAGAAGTTCAGCAATGGGAACGACGGCAGCAGGAGCGGACGAGCAGCGTCTCCCTGTCGTTGCGGATGATCGACGTGGAAACGGGGCGTCTCCTCTTCAGCGGACAAGGACACCTGACCGATCCGACGAGCGACAACCCGGAACAGGCCGCCCGGTTGATCGTCAACCGGATTCTCACCCAATTCGGCGTCCAGGCGGATTTGTTGGGATCCGGCCGCATCGGCGTGAGCTGGCAACTCCGAAGAGATGCTGGGGAGCAATACTACCTGGTGACGGAACTGCGGGCCGGTCTGCCCGGAGACAAAGCCGGTCTCAAAATCGGCGATCGCGTGACGGCCTGTAACGGAGTCCCGTTATCGACGGTCAAGACCGAACGCGACGCCAGACGACTGTGTCGGGTCGAGGCGGGACAGGAGTTGCAGTTGGGCGTCGTGAGGGAGGGACGTTTTTTCACCGTGCGCCTCATCGCGGAGAAACGACCGGGGTTATAG
- a CDS encoding YqgE/AlgH family protein, protein MDLQLRKGMFLVAAPGLRDPNFRQTVVLLCEHGTEGALGVIVNRPTAMSVSEALPQIPVIEGSQHVLYAGGPVQPNQIMLLYRGDSIPENAHYVFDGVCLGGDLQLVERILTNANGREAFRAYLGYSGWGPGQLEGEMKTGSWILMPADPKWVFETDPSSVWRELVLTLGEAYRPYADMPFDPSCN, encoded by the coding sequence ATGGATTTACAGCTCCGCAAAGGCATGTTCCTTGTGGCGGCGCCCGGTTTGCGAGACCCCAATTTCCGCCAGACCGTCGTGTTGCTGTGTGAGCATGGAACCGAGGGAGCGCTTGGCGTCATTGTGAATCGCCCCACCGCGATGTCCGTCTCCGAGGCGCTCCCGCAGATTCCCGTGATCGAGGGGTCGCAGCACGTGCTTTATGCGGGTGGCCCCGTGCAACCGAACCAGATCATGCTGTTGTATCGGGGCGACTCGATTCCGGAAAACGCTCATTACGTTTTCGACGGGGTCTGTCTCGGCGGCGATCTCCAACTGGTGGAACGCATTCTGACGAACGCCAACGGGCGGGAGGCCTTTCGCGCATATCTGGGCTACTCCGGGTGGGGGCCCGGACAACTCGAAGGGGAGATGAAAACCGGATCGTGGATTCTGATGCCTGCCGACCCCAAGTGGGTGTTTGAAACGGACCCCTCCTCCGTGTGGCGAGAATTGGTGCTCACGTTGGGCGAAGCCTATCGCCCCTATGCGGACATGCCGTTCGATCCCTCCTGCAACTAG
- a CDS encoding nitrilase-related carbon-nitrogen hydrolase — MKVGFLQFDPVFGEVMTNLDAVAAKLDRAEAELIVLPELFASGYQFASQEEVERLAEPVPDGPTVHQLTELAKRRNMHIVAGLPERAGGRCYNSAVVVGPSGFLGCYRKTHLFFEETLFFTPGDSGFKVWDIGPARIGVMICFDWYYPEAARSLALQGADIICHPSNLVLPNCPDSMPVRCLENRVFAVTCNRIGSEARGGKDRLTYIGHSEIVAPNGVIRYRAPRDREDLAVVEIDPAEARNKRLTPYNDLLGDRRASLYHR; from the coding sequence ATGAAAGTCGGGTTTCTTCAGTTTGATCCGGTATTCGGCGAGGTCATGACCAATCTCGATGCCGTGGCGGCGAAATTGGACCGGGCGGAGGCGGAGCTGATCGTGTTGCCCGAGCTCTTTGCGTCGGGATACCAGTTTGCTTCTCAAGAGGAAGTCGAGCGGCTCGCGGAACCGGTTCCCGACGGTCCGACCGTCCATCAATTGACGGAGCTGGCCAAGCGGAGGAACATGCATATCGTCGCCGGGCTTCCGGAAAGGGCGGGAGGCCGCTGCTATAACTCGGCCGTCGTCGTGGGCCCTTCCGGCTTCCTCGGCTGTTATCGCAAGACCCATCTGTTTTTCGAGGAGACGCTCTTTTTCACGCCCGGCGATTCAGGATTCAAGGTATGGGACATCGGGCCGGCGAGAATCGGAGTCATGATTTGCTTCGATTGGTATTATCCGGAAGCCGCCCGCTCCTTGGCCCTTCAGGGAGCGGATATCATTTGTCATCCTTCAAACCTCGTGTTGCCGAATTGCCCGGACTCCATGCCGGTGCGATGCCTGGAGAATCGAGTGTTCGCCGTTACCTGTAATCGGATCGGCAGCGAGGCCCGCGGTGGAAAAGATCGGCTGACCTACATCGGTCACAGTGAAATCGTCGCGCCCAACGGGGTTATCCGGTACCGAGCGCCGCGCGATCGAGAAGACCTTGCCGTCGTCGAGATCGATCCGGCGGAAGCCCGAAACAAACGGTTGACTCCTTACAACGACCTGCTCGGGGACCGCCGCGCTTCTCTTTATCATCGGTAA